The Saccharopolyspora gloriosae genome window below encodes:
- a CDS encoding ABC transporter substrate-binding protein, giving the protein MSGVLGRRRLLAGVAGAFAAVPLVSCSGGSGSSPGRLRVAFPAGGATESLDPHTGSLFVDQARAKALFDTLVGYADDMSVVPRLAEWWQPDPTGTRWRIRLRPAKFHDGRPVTAEDVLYTYRRIADDSTAAQASAHFGDVDFAASTAISATELELVLGAPNFEFPAAWGAPATEIVPAGTTDFTAPVGSGPFRFVSFEPGKPAVFARFDDHWSGPATPAELEFVPMEEESARVNALLSGQVDYAHDVSANSVRLLEQGGRARVHSAPFGTMQSLLLKVDRPPFSDPRLVRAVRAGLDRRALLDIALSGQGRIGNDLFGAGLRFYPAGLPEPVRDPELARSLLREARADGLGWELQTSSVDPYFESAASLISQQLGDIGMRVTPRVGPSETYFSDIKEHGVASLSRTAALPVPTFLGQRMTSDAGGNNYTGYRSAEFDALHAEALSTADEHRRAALLARAQRLSREHSGMVVWGFSGWNVATSDQVSGVRGAPPNSLDWARFDRVSVG; this is encoded by the coding sequence GTGAGCGGCGTGCTCGGCCGCAGGCGGCTGCTCGCGGGTGTCGCGGGAGCGTTCGCCGCGGTGCCCCTGGTGTCCTGTTCCGGCGGTTCCGGGTCGAGCCCGGGGCGGCTGCGGGTGGCGTTCCCCGCGGGCGGGGCGACCGAATCCCTGGACCCGCACACCGGCTCGCTGTTCGTCGACCAGGCGAGGGCGAAAGCGCTGTTCGACACGCTCGTCGGCTACGCCGACGACATGAGCGTGGTGCCCCGCCTCGCCGAGTGGTGGCAGCCTGATCCGACCGGCACCCGCTGGCGGATCCGGCTGCGCCCGGCGAAGTTCCACGACGGACGCCCGGTGACCGCCGAAGACGTGCTCTACACGTACCGGCGCATCGCCGACGACTCCACCGCGGCGCAGGCGAGCGCGCACTTCGGAGACGTGGACTTCGCGGCCAGCACGGCGATCTCGGCCACCGAACTGGAACTGGTGCTCGGCGCGCCGAACTTCGAGTTCCCCGCCGCGTGGGGCGCCCCCGCCACCGAGATCGTGCCCGCCGGAACGACCGACTTCACCGCCCCCGTCGGCTCCGGACCGTTCCGCTTCGTGTCCTTCGAACCCGGCAAACCCGCCGTGTTCGCGCGGTTCGACGACCACTGGTCCGGCCCGGCCACCCCGGCCGAGCTGGAGTTCGTGCCGATGGAGGAGGAGAGCGCGCGGGTCAACGCGCTGCTGTCCGGTCAGGTCGACTACGCCCACGACGTCAGCGCGAACTCGGTGCGACTGCTGGAGCAGGGCGGCCGGGCGCGCGTGCACTCCGCGCCGTTCGGCACCATGCAGTCGCTGCTGCTCAAGGTCGACCGGCCCCCGTTCTCCGACCCCAGGCTGGTGCGCGCGGTGCGGGCGGGGCTGGACCGCCGAGCGCTGCTCGACATCGCGCTCAGCGGCCAGGGACGGATCGGCAACGACCTGTTCGGCGCCGGTCTGCGGTTCTACCCGGCGGGCCTGCCCGAACCCGTCCGCGACCCGGAGCTCGCCCGGTCGCTGCTGCGGGAGGCCCGCGCCGACGGGCTCGGCTGGGAGTTGCAGACCAGCTCCGTCGACCCGTACTTCGAGTCGGCGGCGAGCCTCATCTCCCAGCAGCTGGGCGACATCGGGATGCGCGTGACGCCGCGGGTCGGGCCGTCGGAAACGTACTTCTCCGACATCAAGGAGCACGGCGTGGCCTCCCTGAGCAGGACCGCCGCGTTGCCGGTGCCGACGTTCCTCGGCCAGCGCATGACCTCCGACGCGGGCGGCAACAACTACACCGGCTACCGCTCCGCCGAATTCGACGCGCTGCACGCCGAAGCTCTGTCCACAGCCGACGAACATCGGCGGGCGGCCCTGCTGGCGCGGGCGCAGCGGTTGTCGCGGGAGCACAGCGGCATGGTGGTGTGGGGCTTCAGCGGCTGGAACGTCGCCACCTCCGACCAGGTGTCCGGCGTGCGCGGAGCACCACCGAACTCCCTGGACTGGGCCCGGTTCGACCGGGTGAGCGTGGGGTGA
- a CDS encoding ABC transporter permease yields the protein MIALAPRLRGAAPGARVLGAVLSRIGVAVAQIALVAVGVFALTALLPGDTAEVVLGEHADTGQVDALRRRLGLDEPLGTRFLDWAAGILHGDLGTSLRTGRPVVDEIAGNAATTVLLAVLTLLIVLPLALWLGARSGLRAGSRFDRSVNFAVVLLNSVPEFALALLLVGVFSVQAGWLPATAAGLSGWSLAAEPAVLVLPVAVLVAKQLSALARQVRAGVVVANSAEFATHARRAGLGARAVVLRHVLPNAIGPVLQQLGRTVDGLLGGVVVVEALFALDGLGSGFVEAVRARDLPAVQGYALLFAAVTIGVNAVVDLAARRFRAGAR from the coding sequence GTGATCGCGCTCGCTCCGCGGCTGCGCGGGGCGGCCCCCGGTGCTCGGGTGCTCGGCGCGGTGCTGTCCCGGATCGGCGTCGCGGTGGCGCAGATCGCGCTGGTCGCCGTCGGCGTGTTCGCGCTCACCGCGCTGCTGCCCGGCGACACCGCCGAAGTCGTCCTCGGCGAGCACGCCGACACCGGGCAGGTCGACGCGCTGCGGCGGCGCCTCGGCCTGGACGAGCCGCTGGGCACCCGATTCCTGGACTGGGCGGCGGGAATCCTGCACGGCGACCTCGGCACCTCGCTGCGCACCGGGCGCCCGGTGGTCGACGAGATCGCGGGCAACGCCGCGACGACGGTGCTGCTGGCGGTGCTGACCCTGCTGATCGTGCTGCCGCTGGCGCTGTGGCTGGGCGCGCGCAGCGGACTGCGCGCCGGATCCCGGTTCGACCGCTCGGTGAACTTCGCGGTGGTGCTGCTGAACTCGGTGCCCGAGTTCGCGCTGGCGCTGCTGCTGGTGGGCGTGTTCTCGGTGCAGGCGGGCTGGTTGCCCGCGACGGCCGCCGGGTTGTCCGGCTGGTCGTTGGCGGCCGAACCCGCGGTGCTGGTGCTGCCGGTGGCGGTCCTGGTGGCCAAGCAGCTGTCCGCGCTGGCCAGGCAGGTCCGCGCCGGCGTGGTGGTCGCGAACTCCGCGGAGTTCGCGACGCACGCGCGACGCGCCGGGCTCGGTGCGCGCGCGGTGGTGCTGCGCCACGTGCTGCCGAACGCGATCGGCCCGGTGCTGCAACAACTCGGGCGCACCGTGGACGGGCTGCTCGGCGGCGTGGTCGTGGTGGAGGCGCTGTTCGCGCTCGACGGGCTCGGGTCCGGGTTCGTCGAGGCGGTGCGCGCCCGGGACCTGCCCGCGGTGCAGGGCTACGCGCTGCTGTTCGCCGCGGTCACGATCGGCGTCAACGCGGTCGTCGACCTGGCGGCGCGCCGGTTCCGGGCGGGCGCGCGATGA
- a CDS encoding ABC transporter permease: MSRVLGWVLLGVPLLAALAGPLLTGPVHAASVPLLPPGGAHPLGTDVLGRDVLALALHGGGSVLALAGGALALSYLAGVPLALAAVGQPYRWLDRWLTRGLDLVLALPGLLVLMVLAATGTRTAGALVVAVALLQLPAVVRIVRGAALDAGRRGAVEAMALQGESWWRIHFDYIGRGVLAPVAVDAGGRLSLVLYLVASANFLGLGLDPATADWAVLVERNQEALFLQPCAVLVPAGLLVALCTGINLTVDHHLVTGRGPS; the protein is encoded by the coding sequence ATGAGCCGCGTCCTCGGCTGGGTGCTGCTCGGCGTGCCGCTGCTGGCGGCGCTGGCCGGACCGCTGCTGACCGGGCCGGTGCACGCGGCGAGCGTCCCGCTGCTGCCGCCCGGCGGCGCGCACCCGCTCGGCACCGACGTGCTCGGCCGGGACGTGCTCGCCCTGGCGCTGCACGGCGGCGGATCGGTGCTGGCGCTGGCCGGGGGAGCGCTCGCGCTGTCCTACCTGGCGGGGGTGCCGCTGGCGCTGGCCGCGGTGGGCCAGCCGTACCGGTGGCTCGACCGGTGGCTCACCCGCGGCCTGGACCTGGTGCTGGCGCTGCCCGGACTGCTGGTGCTGATGGTGCTGGCCGCCACCGGGACCCGGACGGCGGGCGCGCTCGTCGTCGCGGTGGCGCTGCTGCAACTGCCCGCCGTGGTGCGGATCGTGCGCGGTGCGGCGCTCGACGCGGGCCGGCGCGGCGCGGTGGAAGCGATGGCGCTGCAAGGGGAATCGTGGTGGCGCATCCACTTCGACTACATCGGCCGCGGGGTGCTCGCGCCCGTCGCCGTGGACGCGGGCGGCAGGTTGAGCCTGGTGCTGTACCTCGTCGCCTCGGCGAACTTCCTCGGCCTGGGCCTCGATCCCGCCACCGCCGACTGGGCGGTGCTGGTGGAGCGCAACCAGGAGGCGCTGTTCCTGCAGCCGTGCGCGGTCCTCGTCCCGGCGGGCCTGCTGGTCGCCCTCTGCACCGGCATCAACCTCACCGTCGACCACCACCTGGTGACCGGCCGCGGCCCCAGCTGA
- a CDS encoding LacI family DNA-binding transcriptional regulator → MAEESGGPVAGAPGPVQRASLADVARLAGVSHMTVSRVVNGTGPVRADTRRRVLDAVRRLGYRPNPHARGLATGRSRVLGVVALDSVLHGPASTLFGIENAARDSGFGVSVASVREPGRAGIGEAVDALSAQGVAGIVVIAPHAETGRALDDVPAGVPVVAVADTEQAPVPVVTVDQRDGGRQATEHLLALGHETVWHISGPDGWFETEAREQSWRAALEARGAAVPPVLRGDWSPRSGYEAGRKLLRYPGADAVFAANDQMALGLLRALSEAGRSVPGDVRVVGFDDVPEAAYYSPPLTTVRQDFLALGRTTCDQLLRLVEGAADVPDRSIVAAELVVRDSTGARDP, encoded by the coding sequence ATGGCCGAGGAATCCGGTGGTCCGGTGGCCGGTGCGCCCGGCCCGGTGCAGCGGGCCTCGCTGGCCGACGTCGCCCGGCTCGCCGGGGTCTCGCACATGACGGTGTCCCGCGTCGTCAACGGCACCGGACCCGTTCGGGCCGACACCCGGCGGCGGGTGCTCGACGCCGTGCGGCGGCTCGGCTACCGGCCCAACCCGCACGCCCGGGGACTGGCCACCGGGCGGTCGCGGGTGCTCGGCGTGGTCGCGCTGGACTCCGTGCTCCACGGGCCGGCGAGCACGCTGTTCGGCATCGAGAACGCCGCCCGCGACTCCGGTTTCGGCGTCTCGGTGGCCAGCGTCCGCGAACCGGGCAGAGCGGGCATCGGTGAGGCGGTCGACGCGCTCAGCGCGCAGGGCGTGGCGGGCATCGTGGTCATCGCGCCGCACGCGGAGACGGGACGGGCGCTCGACGACGTCCCCGCGGGCGTGCCGGTCGTCGCGGTCGCCGACACCGAGCAGGCGCCGGTCCCGGTGGTCACCGTGGACCAGCGCGACGGCGGGCGCCAGGCCACCGAGCACCTGCTCGCGCTCGGGCACGAGACGGTCTGGCACATCTCCGGTCCCGACGGCTGGTTCGAGACCGAGGCCCGCGAGCAGTCGTGGCGGGCCGCGCTGGAGGCGCGGGGCGCAGCGGTGCCTCCGGTGCTGCGCGGGGACTGGAGCCCCCGCTCCGGGTACGAGGCGGGGCGGAAGCTGCTGCGGTATCCGGGCGCGGACGCGGTGTTCGCGGCCAACGACCAGATGGCGCTCGGCCTGCTGCGCGCGTTGTCCGAAGCGGGCCGGTCCGTTCCGGGCGACGTGCGGGTGGTCGGGTTCGACGACGTGCCGGAAGCCGCCTACTACTCCCCACCGCTGACCACGGTGCGCCAGGACTTCCTGGCCCTGGGGCGCACGACGTGCGACCAGCTGCTCCGGCTGGTCGAAGGCGCGGCGGACGTGCCCGACCGCTCGATCGTCGCGGCCGAACTCGTGGTGCGCGACAGCACCGGAGCCCGCGACCCGTGA
- a CDS encoding sodium:solute symporter family protein, whose protein sequence is MLSADGLRLSMNWMDNLILIVYFAVVLGIALAAKRSVRNSLDFFLSGRSLPAWVTGLAFVSANLGATEILGMAANGAQYGAYTIHWYLIGAIPAMVFLGLVMMPFYYNSKVRSVPEFLLLRFSRSSHLLSAALFAVASVLIAGVNLYALAIVLRALLGWPLPVSIGVAGVFVLAYIIIGGLSSAIYNEVLQFFVIVAALVPLTVLGLARVGGIGGFIDSVFAGPGPEFLTAWGGTGFGQDNPLGANWLTITLGLGFAVSFGYWTTNFAEVQRSLSARNLSAARRTPLIAAFPKMFIPLIVVLPGIIALLVYPQIGQAGGAYDYNDAIPLLMRDLLPNGVLGLAVTGLMASFMAGMAANVSSFNTVFTTDIWRPYLKPGMPDAHYLRVGRVVTAVGVLAGMGTAFIAASFSNIMNYLQTLFSFFNVPLFATFILALFWKRMTAKAGFYGLLAGTIAPITFYVAYKTGVVPIATDQGANMISSMIAFTVDVAVSVPVALATAPKPDSELRGLVYTRAAANDRGEELPGDSAWYRRPALLGWGAIVLAAACYLPFSF, encoded by the coding sequence ATGCTCAGTGCCGATGGCTTACGGCTGTCCATGAACTGGATGGACAACCTCATCCTGATCGTCTACTTCGCGGTGGTGCTGGGCATCGCCCTGGCCGCGAAGCGCAGTGTCCGCAACAGCCTGGACTTCTTCCTCTCCGGCCGATCGCTGCCCGCGTGGGTGACGGGGCTGGCGTTCGTGTCGGCGAACCTCGGCGCCACGGAAATCCTGGGCATGGCGGCGAACGGGGCGCAGTACGGCGCCTACACGATCCACTGGTATCTGATCGGCGCGATCCCGGCGATGGTGTTCCTCGGCCTGGTGATGATGCCGTTCTACTACAACTCGAAGGTGCGCAGCGTCCCGGAGTTCCTGCTGCTGCGCTTCAGCCGCTCCTCGCACCTGCTCAGCGCCGCCCTGTTCGCGGTCGCCTCGGTGCTGATCGCGGGCGTGAACCTGTACGCGCTGGCGATCGTGCTGCGGGCGCTGCTGGGCTGGCCGCTGCCGGTGTCGATCGGTGTTGCGGGCGTGTTCGTGCTCGCCTACATCATCATCGGCGGGTTGTCCTCGGCGATCTACAACGAGGTGCTGCAGTTCTTCGTCATCGTGGCCGCGCTGGTCCCGCTGACCGTGCTCGGCCTGGCGAGGGTCGGCGGCATCGGCGGGTTCATCGACAGCGTTTTCGCCGGCCCCGGACCGGAATTCCTCACCGCGTGGGGCGGCACCGGGTTCGGCCAGGACAACCCGCTGGGGGCGAACTGGCTGACGATCACCCTCGGGCTCGGCTTCGCGGTGTCGTTCGGGTACTGGACGACGAACTTCGCCGAGGTGCAGCGCTCGCTGTCGGCGCGCAACCTCTCGGCGGCGCGGCGCACCCCGCTGATCGCGGCGTTCCCGAAGATGTTCATCCCGCTGATCGTGGTGCTGCCCGGCATCATCGCGCTGCTGGTGTACCCGCAGATCGGGCAGGCCGGTGGCGCCTACGACTACAACGACGCGATCCCGCTGCTGATGCGCGACCTGCTGCCCAACGGCGTGCTGGGGCTGGCCGTGACCGGGCTGATGGCCTCGTTCATGGCGGGCATGGCCGCGAACGTGTCCAGCTTCAACACGGTGTTCACCACCGACATCTGGCGGCCCTACCTGAAACCGGGCATGCCGGACGCGCACTACCTGCGGGTGGGCCGCGTCGTCACCGCGGTGGGCGTGCTCGCCGGCATGGGCACGGCGTTCATCGCGGCATCGTTCAGCAACATCATGAACTACCTGCAGACGCTGTTCTCGTTCTTCAACGTGCCGCTGTTCGCGACGTTCATCCTGGCGCTGTTCTGGAAGCGGATGACCGCGAAGGCCGGTTTCTACGGCCTGCTGGCGGGCACGATCGCGCCGATCACCTTCTACGTGGCGTACAAGACCGGCGTCGTGCCGATCGCCACCGACCAGGGCGCGAACATGATCTCCTCCATGATCGCGTTCACCGTGGACGTGGCCGTCAGCGTGCCCGTCGCGCTGGCCACCGCGCCGAAGCCGGACTCCGAGCTGCGCGGGCTCGTCTACACGAGGGCCGCGGCGAACGACCGCGGTGAGGAGCTGCCCGGCGACTCCGCGTGGTACCGCCGCCCGGCGCTGCTCGGCTGGGGCGCGATCGTGCTCGCCGCGGCCTGCTACCTCCCGTTCTCGTTCTGA
- a CDS encoding U32 family peptidase, which produces MPHTRRFLAEHGFAADDSPATSGKRFPDGAHYRVEIPSTEGPEVLDAVLEEARAREVVVHRISQGSGALLLTDVELARMAGTAADASVELSLFARPLAGWDIGAMATASGGGPVAAQARGTDGLVHAVDDIHRSAEAGVRSVLITDLGVLRIAAKMRESGDLPPDLQFKISVQMGLANPASVRIAEDLGADTYNVPTDLTTGQLAAIRAATDLPLDVYIEAPDDLGGFVRHQEIGEIVRVAAPVYVKFGLRNAPNIYPSGTHLTPTAVALGRERVRRARIGLDLLARQSPDVGTSVPGADGLALPQPRNRTAATSWMTERTTDGGAE; this is translated from the coding sequence TTGCCGCACACTCGACGGTTCCTCGCCGAACACGGCTTCGCCGCCGACGATTCTCCCGCCACCAGCGGGAAGCGCTTCCCCGACGGGGCGCACTACCGCGTGGAGATCCCCAGCACCGAAGGCCCGGAAGTGCTCGACGCGGTGCTGGAGGAGGCGCGCGCCAGAGAAGTGGTGGTGCACCGGATCTCCCAGGGCAGCGGGGCGCTGTTGCTCACCGACGTGGAGCTGGCGCGGATGGCGGGCACGGCGGCGGACGCCTCCGTCGAGCTGAGCCTGTTCGCCCGGCCGCTGGCGGGCTGGGACATCGGGGCGATGGCGACCGCGTCCGGGGGCGGCCCCGTCGCGGCGCAGGCCCGCGGCACCGACGGGCTCGTGCACGCGGTGGACGACATCCACCGCAGCGCCGAAGCGGGGGTGCGCAGCGTGCTGATCACCGACCTCGGCGTGCTGCGGATCGCCGCGAAGATGCGGGAATCCGGTGACCTGCCACCGGATCTGCAGTTCAAGATCAGCGTGCAGATGGGCTTGGCGAACCCGGCTTCGGTGCGCATCGCCGAAGATCTCGGGGCCGACACCTACAACGTGCCGACCGACCTCACCACCGGGCAGCTCGCCGCGATCCGCGCGGCGACCGACCTGCCGCTGGACGTCTACATCGAGGCGCCCGACGACCTGGGTGGGTTCGTGCGGCACCAGGAGATCGGTGAGATCGTGCGGGTCGCCGCGCCCGTCTACGTCAAGTTCGGGTTGCGCAACGCGCCGAACATCTACCCGAGCGGCACCCACCTGACGCCGACCGCGGTGGCCCTGGGGCGGGAACGGGTGCGGCGGGCCCGCATCGGCCTGGACCTGCTCGCCCGGCAATCGCCGGACGTGGGCACCTCCGTGCCGGGCGCGGACGGGCTGGCGCTGCCGCAACCGCGAAACCGGACCGCGGCCACTTCCTGGATGACCGAGCGCACGACCGACGGGGGAGCGGAATGA
- a CDS encoding mandelate racemase/muconate lactonizing enzyme family protein: protein MKITHLDTFVLGTPWRDLTYVLVHTDDGLVGVGETRMLGHTQALLGYLREAAPRHIVGTDPFDLESLVWRMKHGDYGRAGEIAMSGIGCVEMACWDIIGKALGQPVWRLLGGKVRDRIKAYANGWYTVERSPEEFHAAAQEVVRRGYRALKFDPFGPGRWELEPAERRRSVSLVEAVRDAVGPDVELLVEMHGRFTPAEAVRIAGELTEFSPSWIEEPVPPENFAALSTVAEKVSVPVATGERVHDRTEFRELFERRAVDVIQPDIGHFGGILETRKVAATAESHYVLIAPHNVGGPVLTAANLHLAAATTNFKIQEHFNDFADRHVKQAAPGLPEVSDGYFPLPQAPGLGVELDVDFVREHPPEGAHFDLYADDWQFRGTGGSA from the coding sequence ATGAAGATCACCCACCTGGACACCTTCGTGCTCGGCACCCCGTGGCGGGACCTCACCTACGTGCTCGTGCACACCGACGACGGACTGGTCGGAGTCGGCGAGACGCGGATGCTCGGGCACACCCAGGCCCTGCTGGGCTACCTGCGCGAAGCCGCGCCCAGGCACATCGTCGGCACCGACCCGTTCGACCTGGAATCGCTGGTGTGGCGGATGAAGCACGGCGACTACGGGCGGGCCGGGGAGATCGCGATGTCCGGCATCGGCTGCGTCGAGATGGCGTGCTGGGACATCATCGGCAAGGCGCTCGGTCAGCCCGTGTGGCGGCTGCTCGGCGGCAAGGTGCGCGATCGGATCAAGGCCTACGCCAACGGCTGGTACACGGTGGAGCGGTCGCCCGAGGAGTTCCACGCCGCCGCGCAGGAGGTCGTGCGCCGCGGCTACCGCGCGCTGAAGTTCGACCCGTTCGGGCCGGGCCGGTGGGAACTGGAACCCGCCGAACGGCGACGCTCGGTGTCGCTGGTCGAAGCGGTGCGCGACGCCGTCGGCCCCGACGTGGAACTGCTCGTGGAGATGCACGGCCGCTTCACCCCGGCCGAAGCGGTGCGCATCGCGGGCGAGCTCACCGAGTTCTCCCCGAGCTGGATCGAGGAACCGGTGCCGCCGGAGAACTTCGCCGCACTGTCCACAGTGGCCGAGAAGGTGAGCGTTCCGGTGGCCACCGGCGAACGCGTGCACGACCGCACCGAGTTCCGCGAGCTGTTCGAGCGGCGGGCCGTGGACGTCATCCAGCCCGACATCGGGCACTTCGGCGGCATCCTGGAGACCCGCAAGGTCGCCGCCACCGCCGAAAGCCACTACGTGCTGATCGCACCGCACAACGTGGGCGGGCCGGTGCTCACCGCCGCCAACCTGCACCTGGCGGCGGCCACCACGAACTTCAAGATCCAGGAGCACTTCAACGACTTCGCCGACCGGCACGTGAAGCAGGCGGCCCCCGGGCTGCCCGAGGTCTCCGACGGCTACTTCCCGCTGCCCCAAGCACCCGGTCTCGGCGTGGAGCTCGACGTGGACTTCGTGCGCGAACACCCGCCGGAAGGCGCGCACTTCGACCTGTACGCCGACGACTGGCAGTTCCGCGGCACCGGGGGCTCCGCGTGA
- a CDS encoding zinc-dependent alcohol dehydrogenase, translating to MIIDRPGELRIGRVEAVEPGPGEALVRVAWSGICGSDREVFTGGRPDAFVRYPVIPGHEWSGTVLAVGPGVTGDYVGHHVVGEGFRGCQSCDACRRGENNLCGAGYEETGFTLPGAWSGHLVLPARLLHVLPPEADLRAAAVLEPAACVGEACLRLGGVSGERVAVVGGGSLGLLGTQLLAATGPAELVVVEPRTGREEIAESCGATTVLTPLEAVRRCGRFDAVLETAGTPGTAHLATRLARRGGRVALTGVPPESDSLPTARLVSAQLTVHTVFGAPSRAWSHVVRLFTAGVLDPGRIITHEFALPDAAEALETLEEPGPHVGKILLNPHR from the coding sequence GTGATCATCGATCGGCCGGGGGAGTTGCGGATCGGCCGCGTCGAAGCCGTCGAACCCGGGCCCGGCGAGGCGCTGGTGCGGGTGGCGTGGAGCGGGATCTGCGGCTCCGACCGGGAGGTGTTCACCGGCGGACGGCCCGACGCGTTCGTGCGGTACCCGGTGATCCCCGGCCACGAGTGGTCCGGCACGGTGCTCGCGGTCGGGCCCGGCGTCACCGGCGACTACGTGGGTCACCACGTCGTCGGCGAGGGATTCCGCGGCTGCCAGTCCTGCGACGCGTGCCGGCGCGGCGAGAACAACCTGTGCGGCGCGGGCTACGAGGAAACCGGGTTCACCCTGCCCGGCGCGTGGTCCGGGCACCTCGTGCTGCCCGCCCGCCTGCTGCACGTGCTGCCGCCGGAAGCCGATCTGCGGGCGGCGGCCGTGCTGGAACCGGCGGCGTGCGTCGGCGAGGCCTGCCTGCGGCTCGGCGGGGTGTCGGGGGAGCGGGTGGCCGTCGTCGGCGGCGGCAGCCTCGGGCTGCTCGGGACGCAACTGCTCGCGGCCACCGGCCCGGCGGAACTCGTCGTCGTGGAACCGAGAACGGGCCGCGAGGAGATCGCCGAGTCGTGCGGGGCCACGACCGTGCTCACCCCCCTGGAAGCGGTGCGGCGGTGCGGCCGGTTCGACGCGGTGCTCGAAACCGCGGGCACGCCCGGCACCGCGCACCTGGCGACCCGGCTGGCCCGGCGCGGCGGGCGGGTGGCGCTGACCGGGGTGCCTCCCGAGTCGGATTCGCTGCCCACGGCGCGGCTCGTGTCCGCGCAGCTCACCGTGCACACCGTGTTCGGCGCGCCGTCCCGTGCCTGGTCGCACGTGGTGCGCCTGTTCACCGCCGGGGTGCTGGACCCGGGGCGGATCATTACCCACGAGTTCGCCCTGCCCGACGCCGCCGAAGCCCTGGAGACCCTGGAGGAACCCGGCCCCCACGTCGGCAAGATCCTCCTCAACCCCCACCGATGA
- a CDS encoding SMP-30/gluconolactonase/LRE family protein, which yields MDVRRYRAEQVTEACAKHGEGPVWHDGWPGLRWVDMLAGDVLTLLPDGTVRRTHVGSVAAALRPRIGGGAVLAVERGFALADDDLTDVRPFGEQWADPGVRMNEGGCDPHGRFYCGSMAYAATPGAGALYRLDASGRAEVVLDGVTISNGLAWSPDGARAYYVDTPTQRVDVFTYRDGELTDRRPLVRIDPVVGAPDGLTVDAEGCVWVALWGGAAVHRYAPDGGLLAVVALPVPRVTACTFGGVDRTDLYITTSRQETDVRRHPEAGALFVLRDAGRGLPVLPCAMSRPGTR from the coding sequence ATGGACGTGCGGCGGTATCGGGCGGAGCAGGTCACCGAGGCGTGCGCGAAGCACGGGGAAGGGCCGGTGTGGCACGACGGCTGGCCGGGGTTGCGGTGGGTGGACATGCTCGCGGGCGACGTGCTCACGCTGCTGCCCGACGGGACCGTGCGGCGCACGCACGTGGGTTCGGTCGCCGCCGCGCTGCGGCCGAGGATCGGTGGCGGCGCGGTGCTCGCGGTGGAACGGGGCTTCGCGCTCGCCGACGACGACCTCACCGACGTGCGCCCGTTCGGCGAGCAGTGGGCCGATCCGGGAGTGCGGATGAACGAGGGCGGCTGCGACCCGCACGGCCGGTTCTACTGCGGATCGATGGCCTACGCGGCCACTCCCGGCGCGGGCGCGCTCTACCGGCTCGACGCGTCCGGGCGCGCGGAGGTGGTGCTGGACGGCGTGACGATCTCCAACGGCCTGGCGTGGAGCCCCGACGGCGCCCGCGCCTACTACGTGGACACGCCGACGCAGCGGGTGGACGTGTTCACCTACCGCGACGGCGAGCTCACCGACCGGAGGCCGTTGGTGCGCATCGACCCGGTGGTGGGAGCTCCGGACGGGTTGACGGTGGACGCCGAGGGCTGCGTGTGGGTGGCGCTGTGGGGCGGCGCGGCGGTGCACCGCTACGCGCCGGACGGCGGGTTGCTCGCCGTGGTGGCGCTGCCGGTGCCGCGCGTGACCGCGTGCACCTTCGGCGGCGTCGACCGGACGGACCTCTACATCACGACCTCCCGCCAGGAGACGGACGTGCGTCGCCACCCGGAGGCCGGCGCGTTGTTCGTGCTCCGCGACGCGGGGCGCGGCCTGCCGGTCCTGCCCTGCGCGATGAGCCGACCTGGCACGCGTTGA
- a CDS encoding acetyltransferase: MVTVRPSIGAVEHGALVAIWRSAVDATHTFLAAADRDEIERHLASDHFPAVVLSVAEIDGDPVGFAGTLDGNLEMLFVDAAHRGSGIGTALLRHAIAEHGVTRLDVNEQNEQAASFYAHRGFEVTGRSETDDAGRPYPLLHLRLGSAS, translated from the coding sequence GTGGTGACCGTTCGCCCGTCGATCGGAGCCGTGGAACACGGGGCGCTCGTCGCGATCTGGCGCAGCGCGGTCGATGCGACGCACACCTTCCTCGCCGCCGCGGATCGCGACGAGATCGAGCGGCACCTGGCGTCGGACCACTTCCCCGCGGTCGTCCTCTCGGTCGCGGAGATCGACGGCGATCCGGTGGGTTTCGCGGGCACGCTCGACGGGAACCTGGAGATGCTCTTCGTCGACGCGGCTCACCGCGGGAGCGGGATCGGCACAGCGCTCCTGCGGCACGCGATCGCCGAGCACGGCGTGACGAGGCTCGACGTCAACGAGCAGAACGAGCAGGCCGCGAGCTTCTACGCCCACCGCGGCTTCGAAGTCACCGGCCGCAGCGAGACCGATGACGCGGGCCGCCCCTACCCGCTGCTCCACCTGCGACTCGGCTCCGCGTCCTGA